The nucleotide sequence GCCCCGCACAGCGGTTGACCAGGGCAATCATCCGCGTCGAAACTTGGCGTGCGGGTTGAGGTTGCCCTAACCTTGGAGCCGCGAGGGGAGTACTTCCCACGAACCATTCCGGTCAGTACGGCGGGCCCCGGGCGCGCCTCGGGTGGTTGCCCACCATGGGTGGGTGAAGGAGACCTCGGACATGGCACCGTGTTCGAGGAGGCTCCATGACCGAGTTGTCGTACCTGTCCGCTGCCGAGCTGTCGTCGGTCGGCACCCCCACCCTCTGGGCGGTGACCATCGCCGGCGTGCTGGCGCTGCTGGTGCTCGACTTCCTGGTCACCCGGAAGCCGCACGAGGTCTCCCTGAAGGAGGCGCTGGGCTGGTCGGCCTTCTACGTCGCCCTGCCGCTGGCCTTCGGCGCCTGGGTGTGGGGCCGCTACGGCTCCGAGCAGGGCGTCCAGTACCTCACCGGCTACCTGGTGGAGAAGTCGCTCTCGGTCGACAACCTCTTCGTCTTCATGCTGCTGCTGGCCGCGTTCGCGGTGCCCGCCGTGCTGGCCCAGCGGGTGCTGCTCTACGGCATCGCCGGCGCGCTCGTGCTGCGGGCCGTCTTCATCGCCCTGGGCGCCGCCGCGCTCCAGACCCTCGACTTCGCGTTCCTGCTCTTCGCGCTCATCCTGATCGCCACCGCGGTCAAGCTGTTGCGCGACGCCCTCTCCGGGCACCAGCAGGAGGTCGACATCGACAAGATGCGGTCGGTCCGGCTGCTGCGCAAGGTCATGCCGGTGGTCGACGAGTACCACGGCCCGAAGATGACCGTCCGGAGCGCCGGCCGGCGTGCGCTCACCCCGTTCGCCCTCGTGGTGGTCGCCGTGCTGGCCACCGACGTGGTCTTCGCCGTCGACTCGGTGCCCGCCGTCTACGGCATCACCGAGGACCCGTACCTGGTCTTCGCCACCAACGCCTTCGCCCTGCTCGGCCTGCGGGCGCTCTACTTCGTCCTGCACGCCGCCCTGAGCCGCCTCGTGCACCTCAGCTACGGCCTGGCCGCCATCCTCGCCTTCATCGGCCTCAAGCTGGGCCTGCACTGGGCGCACGGCATCTGGCCCGGCGTGCCGCAGATCCCCACCCTCGCCTCGCTGGGCGTGATCATCGGCGTCCTGGTGATCGTCACGCTGACCAGCCTGCGCGCCACCCGCGACCGGGCCGGCGGGGAGCGGGCGGTGGCCGCCGAGCGGCGCTGACCCGGCCGCCGCGCCGGTCACCCGGCGCGGCGGCTCCCGGCCGAACCCCTCGCCCCGGCCCACGCCAGGTGGTACGACTGACGCGTGGGAATCGTCTCGCCGGGCTTTCAGGGCCGGCCCCGTACGGCCGAACCGGCCCTGCCACCGGGGCAGTACCTCACGCAGGACTTCCCGGTGCTGTCCGCCGGGCCGACGCCCCGGGTGCCGCTGGACACCTGGGAGTTCGTGCTCACCACCGAGACCGGCGCCGAGTACCGCTGGTCCTGGGACGAGCTCATGGGCCTGCCGCAGGAGACGCCGCACGTCGACATCCACTGCGTCACCCACTGGTCGAAGCTGGGCACCGACTGGCAGGGGGTCTCGCTGGACACCCTGCTCGACGGCGTCGACACGGCCGCCCGGTACGCCCTGGCCCACTCCTACGGCGGCTACACGACCAACCTGCCGCTGGACGACCTGCGCGGCGGCCGGGCCTGGGTGGCGCACACCTACGACGGCGGCCCGCTCCCCGCCGAGCACGGCGGGCCGGCCCGGCTGCTCGTCCCGCACCTCTACTTCTGGAAGTCCGCCAAGTGGGTCCGGGGCATCCGCCTGCTCACCGACGACCAGCCGGGCTTCTGGGAGACGGCCGGCTACCACGACTACGGCGACCCGTGGCGCGAGCAGCGCTACCAGGGCGACTGACGTGGCCGTCCCGACGACCGGCGACCGGGTGGCCGCCCCGCTGACCTGGCGGGTGGCCCGCCTCGTGGAGCGGCGGGTCGAGACGCCGACCGCGCAGACCCTGATGCTGGAGGTGCCCGGCTGGCCCGGCCACCGGCCCGGGCAGCACGTCGACATCCGGCTCACCGCCGCCGACGGCTACCAGGCGGCCCGCTCCTACTCCCTGGCCGCGCCGGCCGAGGGGGAGCGGATCGCGGTGACCGTGCAGCGGGTGCCCGACGGGGAGGTGTCGCCGTACCTCACCGACACCTACGCCGAGGGCGACCCCGTGGAGGTGCGCGGGCCGATCGGCGGCTGGTTCGTCTGGCGTGCCGACGAGACCGCGCCGGTGCTGCTGGTGGGCGGCGGCTCCGGGGTGGTGCCACTCATGGCGATGGTCCGGGCCCGGCGGGAGG is from Micromonospora terminaliae and encodes:
- a CDS encoding TerC family protein, which codes for MTELSYLSAAELSSVGTPTLWAVTIAGVLALLVLDFLVTRKPHEVSLKEALGWSAFYVALPLAFGAWVWGRYGSEQGVQYLTGYLVEKSLSVDNLFVFMLLLAAFAVPAVLAQRVLLYGIAGALVLRAVFIALGAAALQTLDFAFLLFALILIATAVKLLRDALSGHQQEVDIDKMRSVRLLRKVMPVVDEYHGPKMTVRSAGRRALTPFALVVVAVLATDVVFAVDSVPAVYGITEDPYLVFATNAFALLGLRALYFVLHAALSRLVHLSYGLAAILAFIGLKLGLHWAHGIWPGVPQIPTLASLGVIIGVLVIVTLTSLRATRDRAGGERAVAAERR
- a CDS encoding sulfite oxidase-like oxidoreductase, with the translated sequence MGIVSPGFQGRPRTAEPALPPGQYLTQDFPVLSAGPTPRVPLDTWEFVLTTETGAEYRWSWDELMGLPQETPHVDIHCVTHWSKLGTDWQGVSLDTLLDGVDTAARYALAHSYGGYTTNLPLDDLRGGRAWVAHTYDGGPLPAEHGGPARLLVPHLYFWKSAKWVRGIRLLTDDQPGFWETAGYHDYGDPWREQRYQGD
- a CDS encoding ferredoxin reductase: MAVPTTGDRVAAPLTWRVARLVERRVETPTAQTLMLEVPGWPGHRPGQHVDIRLTAADGYQAARSYSLAAPAEGERIAVTVQRVPDGEVSPYLTDTYAEGDPVEVRGPIGGWFVWRADETAPVLLVGGGSGVVPLMAMVRARREAGNRAPFRLIYSVRTPDDVFYAEELRRRTRDDQGLDVAYVYTRAAPEGWRGEPHRIGLADVNTHGWPPDLEPLCYVCGPTGFVEAVADLLVGLGHPTRRVKTERFGPTG